A section of the Posidoniimonas corsicana genome encodes:
- a CDS encoding outer membrane protein assembly factor BamB family protein — protein sequence MASKVSWVMVLAFSTLWGVGDTFGEDWPRFRGPNGAGAAPNASIPLNWAPENTLWRVDLGGVGHGSPVVQDDRLYVVAGEPESAGIRLECRDAFTGRRLWQSAQPGAPTHLHAMNSYASGTPAVGGGVVAMSWADAKSFYLAAFTVDGEELWRKELGAYDSRHGYCRSPIIEDGTVYLASNQKSAAFVLAVDARTGEQRWRRELTPGTASYDTPVVIPTAAGGQALVVGSSEISMDALDLKSGEVVWTAAGVFPQRCVGSPIYAGGMVLEASGSGGGGKLMVGVRPPGQPGGDPEVALQITKAAPYVPTPLAVDGMLIMWHDRGTVGAVDLASGEQLWLERIGGNFFSSPVDAGGVVWNVSMDGEAVALAVDRSGCRVLAKNAIGEGTEATPAVVGNRMYVRTQKSLMCIGAPAAAVLPSR from the coding sequence GTGGCAAGCAAGGTTAGCTGGGTGATGGTGCTGGCGTTCTCGACGCTGTGGGGCGTTGGGGACACATTTGGCGAAGATTGGCCGCGGTTCCGGGGGCCCAACGGCGCGGGCGCGGCGCCCAACGCCAGCATCCCGCTGAACTGGGCGCCAGAGAACACCCTCTGGCGGGTCGACCTGGGAGGGGTGGGCCACGGGTCGCCGGTGGTGCAGGACGATCGGCTGTACGTGGTGGCGGGCGAGCCCGAGTCGGCCGGCATCCGCCTGGAGTGCCGCGACGCGTTCACCGGCCGGCGGCTGTGGCAGTCGGCGCAGCCCGGCGCGCCGACTCACCTCCACGCGATGAACAGCTACGCGTCCGGCACGCCTGCGGTTGGCGGCGGCGTGGTGGCCATGAGCTGGGCCGACGCGAAGTCGTTCTACCTGGCCGCGTTCACCGTCGATGGCGAGGAGCTGTGGCGGAAGGAGTTGGGCGCGTACGACAGCCGGCACGGCTACTGCCGATCGCCGATCATTGAGGATGGCACAGTCTACCTGGCGAGCAACCAGAAGTCCGCCGCGTTTGTCCTGGCCGTCGACGCCCGCACCGGCGAGCAACGCTGGCGCCGCGAGCTCACACCCGGAACGGCCTCTTACGACACGCCGGTGGTGATCCCAACCGCCGCGGGCGGCCAAGCGTTGGTGGTGGGGAGCAGCGAGATCAGCATGGACGCCCTAGACCTCAAGTCGGGCGAGGTGGTCTGGACGGCCGCGGGGGTCTTCCCGCAGCGGTGCGTCGGCTCGCCGATCTACGCCGGCGGGATGGTGCTGGAGGCGAGCGGCAGCGGTGGCGGCGGCAAGCTGATGGTGGGCGTCCGCCCGCCCGGGCAGCCCGGCGGCGATCCCGAGGTGGCGCTGCAAATCACCAAGGCGGCGCCGTATGTGCCCACGCCGCTGGCGGTGGACGGCATGCTGATCATGTGGCACGACCGCGGCACGGTAGGCGCGGTCGACCTGGCAAGCGGCGAGCAGCTCTGGCTTGAGCGGATCGGCGGCAACTTCTTCAGCTCGCCGGTGGACGCTGGCGGAGTGGTTTGGAACGTTTCGATGGACGGCGAGGCGGTGGCGTTGGCGGTCGATCGCAGCGGCTGCCGCGTGCTGGCCAAGAACGCCATCGGAGAAGGAACCGAGGCGACGCCCGCGGTTGTCGGCAACCGGATGTATGTTCGCACACAGAAGTCGCTGATGTGCATCGGCGCTCCCGCGGCGGCCGTCCTACCGTCACGGTAG